The genomic window CATCGAGACCGCGCACTTCTACATCCACTACCACACGGGCGCCGAATGGACCGCCCGGAAGATCGCCGCGATCGCGGATACCACCTATGATCTCATCACCGCCGCCTACGATCACCGGCTCAAGCAGAAAGTGCACGTGGTCGTGCGGGACGTCGAAGAAGTCTCCAATGGGTGGGCCAGCTACTCGCAGAAGTGGATCACGATTTGGGCGACGAGCCTGTACCATCCGCTCCGGGGCCGCCATTACTGGATCGACAACGTGTTCCCGCACGAGTTCGCCCACATCGTCTCGCTCGATGCCGCGGACGCTTTCTCACCCCACCTCGATGGCGTCCAGTTCGTCGGCTTGCAGGATTGGAGCCAGAGGCTCGGCGAAGAGTTCGATGGGTCCGACGCCCGGACCTCGAAAGTGCCGGTCGATCTCGGCGGCTCCTTCTTCTTCATGGGCGAGGCCGTTCCACCGTGGTTCGCCGAAGGGATCGCCCAGTATCACGATACCGTCACGGCCGGTTTTGAGCGGTGGGACACGCACCGCGACATGTTTCTCCGCATGGTCGTGCTGGAAAACAACCTGCTCACGCTGGACGAGATGGGCACGTTCACCGGCCGCAACTCCTTGCAGGCCGAACAGGTGTACAACCAGGGCTTCTCGTTCGTCACTTTCCTGGCCGAAAAGTTCCAAGCCCCAAACAGCCTGGACGCCAATGCGCGGATCGCAAAACGCAACGGCCGCTCGCTCCACCTCTTTTTCAGCGACGCCGTGCGCCAGGCACTCCGAAAAGACATCCACCGGCTGTATGACGAATGGAAATCGATGCTGACGGCCCGCTACGAGGGGGCCCGCCGGACTCTCGGCACAAGCACGGAGGGCGAGGAGTTCAATCCGACCGGAAAATCCGAATGGCTCGACGCAAAGGGGTTCGAGAAAGGCCTCATGAACCGGCTGGTCAAGGTCTCCCCGGACGGAAAACATCTCAGCTACCTCTCCAGCCGTGGGCGGGACGGCTGGGGCACTACACTCTATCTCGCCGAACTGAAGAATGGCGCGCCGGTCCCCGGAAAGGATCCTACGGCCCTCGACGTCGGCTCCGCCTACTCTTGGTCTCCCGACGCGCGCAAGATCGTTCATGTCGCCTCCGTTGCAGAGCCGGGCACGGGCCTGGAGAGTCGGCGATTGATGATCTACGACCTGGAAACCAAGAAGTCGGAGATGCTCGGGGGCCGCACCCTCTGGACCCTCGGCAGCATCCGCTTCGGCGATCTCCCCACGGCGGGCCAACGCGCGGGCGAGCCGGCATGGTCGCCGGACGGCCGCCGGGTCGTGTTCACGGAGAACCGTGACGGGCAGATGAACCTGCGGCTCATCGGGGTGGACGGGGGAGACTTCACGCCTCTGACCGAATTCTCGGACGGTACACAAACCGGCGGTCCGCAATGGTCGCCGGACGGAAAGACCATCGTCTTTTTCATGTTCCGCAACGGGCAGCAGGACATCTGGCGCCTGGATGTGGAAACACGCGAACTCACGCCCCTCACGAACGACCGGCACGACGACCGCGATCCGGTTTTCCTGCCGGACGGCAGCGGCATCCTCTTCGCGTCGGATCGCACGGGGATTTTCAACATCCATCGGATGGACCTCCGGAGCCGCGAGGTAACGCAGGTGACGAATGTTTTGGGAGGGACGTTCTGGCCCTCGATCTCGCCGGATGGGCATTGGGTACGCTACTCCTCGTTCACCTCCACGGGTTACCGCCTCTTCCAGATCGCCCTCGATCAACGAGTCGAACCCGGCGAGGAAAAAACGACGTTCGACACGCAGCAGGGATGGGACCCCCTCACGGTGTCCTCGTTGTCCGCTCACCCGTACCGGGCCGAAATCAGGCCGTTCACCCTTTCGCCGTCCTTTGAGTATTTCGACGAGCAAGTTCGCGCCGGTCTCGGAATCGACGTGGGCGATTACCTCGCTCGGCACCGTCTTCTCGGTTTCGCCTCCGCGGGGATGCCGGTCGAGGAAGGCCCCTCCTCGGAGGAGATTGACCAATTCTACGAAGCGGCCTACGTGAACCAGAGCTGGCACATCTCATGGTTGGCCGACTATCGGCGGGCCCTCATCCGGGAAAGCTTCGGCTCCGGCGAATCGAGCCTGGGCATCCACGAGACGGCGGACTTCCTCGATGTCCAGGCCTTCTACCCTCTGGCCGCCGGGGGAAGCGGAGGAGCGTTTTCGGGACATACGCTCTCGGCCGGGTATGCGCTCCGTAACGTCCAGGACGCATTTCGGGGCGCTGGGAGCGCCACCCTTCTGGATGACGTGCTGGCTGCCATGTACCGCCAGATCGGCCTCGAACCGCCCGTGGGGTGTACCGCGGCGGACGTACGGGGTCGGCGGATCCCCGGGCCGGATACGGAATGTCTGGGCAACCGGCACAATCTCATCCGAAATCACCAAGGGAGTGCCACGTATGCCTATCGGGTTTCATCCTCGGCCGTGGACGCAGGGATCAATCCGCGCGGAGCCAAGGGGCTCTCGGTGACGTATGCCTATACCCGAAGCGAGACCTCCGCGTTTCTGGATGCCGTGAACGCCTTGAACAATCGGGTGGCCCTGGTCGATGAAGGCCGCAGCATCAGGCGAAGTCCCGCCCCCGAGGGTGACTACCAATTCAATCGTGTCTGGCTCGGCTACGCCCACTTCCTCAAGAGCCCGATCCGATATCTTCATGAGGATCTGGACCGGCTGCGCCACACACTCTATTACAAGGTATTCGCGGGGCTGACGGACCGACCGGTTTCGGCGGCGGATAAATTCTACGCGGGAGGCCGGCTGGCCTTGTTCTCCAACAGGCTGGTGAATCCGTTCCTCAACCTGCCCGGCTATGAGGACGGACAGGTTCGCGGCGACTCGCTCCTCCTGGCCACCGTCGGATACCGGTTCCCCGTTCTCCGCCGCATCCACAAATCGATCGGCCCCTTCTATTTCAACAGCGTCTACGGTTCGGTCTTCGCGGATGCGGGCAATGCATACGACCTGCGGGGCAAGGGGCCCTTCGTTACGAATCTCATTCTGGACAAGAACGGCGATCACACGCTGGGACGGGCGGATGTGCTGGAGGACGCGGGGGTCGAACTCCTGATGGAGGGCGATCTCTTTCACGTCGAGGGCGCGTGGAACAGTTTCGTTCGCGTGGCGAAGGGGTTTTCGCCCGTGCCGAACCTCACGCGGGAAGTTCCGAACCTGCTCGATCCCGCCGGCATCGGGATCGCCGGCGAGGAAGGCGTGCGCAGGAAGGAGGCCCCGGTGCGGATATATGTCGGCCTGGGGATCGGGTTCTAGATGGGCACACGCAAATTATTGGCGCCGTTCGTTTGCCTGGTCCTCTGGAGCTGCGCGGAACAGCAAACGACGGGACGTTCGACGCGTATCCTTCGTGGAGCCGTGGTCCGCATGGAGGTTCACGGGGCGGCAGGAGGCGAGAGGTTTGGCACAGGCGTCGCCGGTCTTGGGGATCTTGACGGCGACGGGATCGGCGAGATTGCCGGAGGAGCGCCAGGGGCCGACTTCGACACGGATGCCTGCCCGGACTTGCAGCCCGGCCGTGGGGTCGTCCGAATCCACAGCGGAAGCGACGGCTCGCTCATGCGTGTTCATTGCGGCGTGGCCCAGAACGAATCGTTTGGAGAGTTCATCCGGGCGGTGGGCGACGCCGATGGCGACGGCGCCACGGAGTACGCCGTGGCCGCTCCCGGCGCTTCTTCAGATCCTGTGTCCTGCCCGGACTCCATTGTGGGCCGGGGTGTCATCCGGATCTACTCGGGCCGCACCGGATCATTCCTACGCGCCCTCTGCGGCTACAGCGCCTACGAGAATCTCACCAATATCGTGGCGGACGTAGGCGACCTGGACGGAGACGGATTGGCCGATTGGGTCGCCTCGTCTCCTCTTGCCTCCACCCATCCGCAGGCCTGCCCGTTGCGGCCCACGGATCCGGTCCGATGCCCAAGCCCGAAGATCGGCCAAGCCGACCGCCCCTGCGGCAAGGGATATGTAGAGGGCCGCTCGGGAAAAGACGGACACCCTCTCTTTGCGTCTTGCGGCGCCCGAGCGGGCGACCTCTATGGATTTTGGGTTGCGCGCGCCGACTCCGGCCTGCTGGGCGGAAGAGAGAAGGACCTCGACGGCGACGGCCTCACGGATCTGTTCGTGGGGGCTCCCACCGCAACCTGCAAGACTTCGGATGAGGGTACCCAGCCCGAAGGGGTCGTGTTCCTGCTTTCGAGCGCGAATGAATGGGACCGGCCCAGCCGGTCTTCGGAAAAGATCTGCGGCGACGAGCCGGGCGAGGGTCAGGGAGGGTTCCCGGCGGATACCATCCGGGGGGACCTGGATGGCGACGGGACGCCAGACCTGGTCATCGGATCTCCCCTTGCCGACCGCTCTCCGGGAGACTGCGATGCACCCGCGATGGCGGGAGGAGTTCTTCGGGTCATTCTGGGCGGCGGCGCATCCGTCCGCGCCACCCTCTGCGGCGCGCAGGGGGAGGCCCTCGGCGCGGGCTACGATTTTCTACCCGTGGGGGATGCGGACCGAAACGGGCAGGACGATCCGGACCAGTTCGTCGTGGGCGCGCCGGGAGTCGACTCCGATGGGAAAACCAACGCCGGTTCGATCCTGATTTTGGAACTGACTCCGCCGTAGGCGGAATCCCCTACTCGGCCCCGGCGTGAGTTTCTGATTTCAGCCCGCGCGCTTGAGGGAGATGGCGGGCATCCGCTTCAAGGAGTGCGTCTTCGGGTCCACCGCAATCCCTGTCGATTCCAATGCCGTCACGCCCAGGATCGGATCGACGCCGTCAGGACCGAACACCACGCGTCCTGCCGTAATGTCCCCCATGAATTCGATCACGGCGGCGCCGAAGTCGAGTTCCTTGACGGTGCCGTCCGCCAGTTCATAGCTCGTTTTCCCGAGGGGTCGAATTCCAATGGCACGAAGTCGCCCGGCCGGGGCCATGGAGTCTGTGGCGCCGGTGTCAACGAGAAATTCCTCCCGATATTCCTTCTTCGACGTTGTCATGGCTTTCAGAGTGACCGTTACCCGCGTCAGTCCCATTCGGAAAGTATAGCAGAAACAGGCCGACCGGACAGGTGGAAGCGGTCCCTCAGAAAACGTAGCGGACGCTGAAGGAACTAAGGAGGCCAAGCGCGTAGCCGGAGAGGTCGGCCTTGTCCGAACCGGACTTCAGGCTTCCGCTCAGGACGTAACCAAACCGCATCAGGCCCACACCGATGACCGCGTTTTCGGCTGCGGCGAAATCCACGCCCAGTCCCACATTCAGCTCCGTACTGCTGAGCTCGGCGGATGTCGTGGATTTCCCATCGTTCTGCTCCTGCTCGGTGGACGACCGCTGGACGCCGATGCTCACATAGGGTTTCGATCTGCTCGAGGGCAGGCCGAGGAGCACGTCGCCGCCAAATGAGGTGGCCGTCTGGTCGGCGTCAGCGGACGTATCGCCGATCTCGAAATTCCCCCGTAACAGGCTCATGGCCAGCCCCAGCCGGAGACCGATGTTTTCGCCCCAGTATTGAAAGCTCGGGCCGAGCGTGGCGCCGGCCGGGCTCAGGATGACTTCGCCGCCGAGCATCGTGCCCTCCACGACCGGTTCGGATTCCTCCTCCGCTTCGGCAGCGTAGACCGGACGAATGAACGCGGCGATCAGGGAGAGAATCAAAGCAAGTTCAAGCTTGTCCATTATTCCTCCGTGCATCCGAAGGGAAATGGGCCAATGATCAATGGTCCATTCTCAATTGCCATTTTCCGGAACTGACAATTGATAGCTGAGAATTGAAAATTTCCTCAGAATCCCAGATCGTTCTCGTAGAACTTGTTGGGGTCGAGTTGGTCCGGTTCCGGGGCGTACTGCTGCGGCTCGGACCCGGCGAGGTAGGCTTCGTAAACCACTTTCCTGCTGCTGTCGATGGCGCGGAGGCCCGAGTCCGCGTCGATCTTCACAAACACAATGCCTTCGGGGACGGTGAACTCTTCCACCGGCTCGCTCTCCAGCGCCTTCTGCATAAAATCCAACCAAATCGGCGCGGCATAGGCCGTGCCCGTAGCTCGTCCTCCCATGCTGTGTGCGTCGTCGTGCCCGACCCACACCGTCGCCAGGAGCTGCGGCGTGTAACCGACGAACCAGGCGTCGCGGGAATCCGTGGTCGTGCCCGTCTTCCCCGCGGCGGGCCGGCCCAGAACGGAAACGGGATGGCCCGTCCCAAACCAGATCACTTCCTTCATGAGGTGCGTGGTGAGGTAGGCGATTTGCGGCGTCATCACCTGCTCCCCGGTGGCCTCTTTCACTTCGTACTGCTGATCTCCGAGCTGAACGATCGATTTTGGAACGCTTTTTCCATGCAGAATGTCTTTCCCCTCCAATAGTTCCCCGCTGCGACCGTATACGGCGCGGATGAACGTCGGCTCCACCCGGCGCCCTCCGCTGGCGAAGACAAGATACGGCAGACTCAGTTCCACGGAGGTCAGCGCCGACGATCCAAGCGCCAGGGAGAGGTTGCGATCGAGGTCGACGGAAACGCCCACCCGACGGGCGAATTCAATGGCCGCATCCACACCGATCTCCCGGAGAATTTTCACCGTCACAATGTTCCGGGAATGGATCAGTCCCTCGCGAAAGGTGGTCGGACCCTGGAACTCCTTCTCAAAGTTGCGGGGTTTCCACATTTCCTCATCGTCGTGCAGGCGGAATGGAAGGACCACGGGTGTGTCGTACATCATCGTGCTGGCGGTGAATCCTTTTTCGAGCGCCGCGGCGTAGATGATGGGCTTGAACGCGCTCCCCGGCTGTCGCTTCGCCTGCGTCGCCCGATTGAACTGGCTCTTGGAATAATCGTATCCGCCGGCCATCGCACGCACCTCGCCGGTCTTCACATCCGTCGCCAGGATGGACCCTTGAATTCCCGGCTCCGGATCCAGCGCCACGGTCGCTTCCTGTTCGCCGGAAAGCTTCTTGATGTGAAGAGGAAGCACGTCGCCCACGGCAAAAAGCCTGAGCGCCGATCGGCCCTCGCCCGGCGCCAGCCAGGCGTAGTCATCCGGTCTGACCGTGGCAATCCGGCCGCCCAGGTCGAGCCGAAGCTCGCGCTTGCTCTTGATCACCGCGGTGACCACTCCTTCGGCGCGGTCTCCCGGTTGAAGCTTCGATTGTCGGTCGAACAGCTCGGTGAGATAGGCTTCGACCTCGCCCGGACCCGTAAGTTTGCGGAGCGGCCCATGATAGCCTTCCGCCTTGTCCAGGCGTTCGAGCCCGCGGCGCACGGCCCCCTCGGCGGCCTCCTGGGCTCCGAGTTCCACGGTGGTGTAGACTTTCAATCCCTGTGAGTAAAGCGCATGGGCGCCGTATTTCGACTCGATGTGACGCCGGACTTGCTCAACGAAGTAGGGGGCGGCATAGACGGTGTCGGAAGGCTGAGGGTAGAGTGGGAGCGGCTGCTGCCACGCCTCCGTTGCCTTGGCCTCCGGGATGTATCCATCTTCCACCATCCGCCGGAGGACATATTTTTGCCGATTCTTTCCCTGCTCCGAATTGTTGTAGGGCGAATAGGTGTTGGGCGCGGGAGCCAGGCCCGCCAAGAAGGCCCCCTCGGCCACGGTCAACTCAGGGGTCGATTTGTGGAAATACATTTGGGCCGCCGCCTCCACGCCATAGGCGCCGTGACCGAGGAAGATTTGATTGAGGTACAGGTAGAGAATCTCATCCTTGGAGAGGTTTTTCTCGATCCGGAACGCGAGGAGGGCCTCCTTGATTTTTCGCGAATAGCTGCGGCCTCGGTAGCGCAGGATGCTCCGCGTGAGCTGCTGGGTGATCGTGCTTCCCCCCTGGACCACCTCTCCCGCGAGCACGTTGCGGCCGAGGGCGCGCGCGATGCCCCAGTAGTCGATGCCTTTATGCTTGTAGAAATGCTGGTCCTCCGCCGCCACGAATGCATCCATGACGTGCTTGGGCACGCTCTCAAGCGGGACGATGTATCGCTTCTCGCTGAAAAATTCGGCGATGACGCTGTTGTCCCGCGCATAAAAAGTGGTGACGGTGGATGGCTCGTAGTGTTTCAGGATGCTTTTCACGTCCGGAATGACTTTGGTGTAATACCAAAGGACTCCGACCCCCAAGCCGAGGCTGAGCGCGATGGACGCGAAACTGACCCGCAGCACGAGCCGCAATGTTTTCATCATGAAGGCAGACTCTTTCCGCTTTTTCTTGGTGATCCGCTTCATCCTGAGATTCCGCACCCGTTGACCCCTATCCGTGGGAGTGACTATTTTCCCTCAAAGCCCTCCTGTTTTCAACCCACCGCCGCGTACTATGGAGGCTTAGCCTCGATAGTCGCTAGAAGGGGTAGTCCAGCGAGACGTGAGCGGCGGGACCCTCTGGACTGACGCCCACATCGATGGAAGCCACCAGGCTGTTCGTAACGATGAAGCGCCACGAGCCCCCCAAGGCCCTCGCCCACGGCCCGGAGGGCGCAAGGTCCCCGAAAGAACCGAAGACGCGCCCCACCTCGACAAAGACGGCCGGTTCGAGCGCCACGGGCACCCTGAGAATCTTCGCCCGTGCCAACAGCCATCGCTGCTCCACCGAACCCGCGACGCGACCCCAGTCGGTGAACCGGTTGTAACCGTATCCCCGGAAGCTCCACTTGCCACCCAGCGTCGGCCGCTCGAAGAATGGAGTGTCACGGTCGCCGATCATCTGATCCAAGAAAAGCCGTGCGGCCAGCACCAGGCGCTCCCCGCCGAAGGACACATATCTTCTGACCTCGCCACCCCACGCCCAGTAGTCCGCCCCGCTCCCGGCCTCCCGCCATGAACCGCGAATGCCCAGGGAGGCAAGCGATCCGCTGTGGGGAAGGTTCTGGCGATCGCGGGAGTCGTAGCGTAGCGTGTAACCCTCGGAGTGGATGAACGCATCCCGCAGGCCGTCGAGGTCGCGCCACTTCTCAAGGGTGTATTCTTCACGTGGACCGACGTGCGTGGGGCGGACCTCGCCGCGATGGAGAGTAAAATCGAGGCCGAGTTCGAGCCGTTCCGAGAGAATGAAAGCGATGGTGCCGTATCCGCCCCGATCCACGT from Nitrospirota bacterium includes these protein-coding regions:
- a CDS encoding PD40 domain-containing protein encodes the protein MVRMLRAVLLVAFFLSAVASSAAADPIHPYVRGLEEPELGAARKGWPGGSAYNYPHLDWHTIETAHFYIHYHTGAEWTARKIAAIADTTYDLITAAYDHRLKQKVHVVVRDVEEVSNGWASYSQKWITIWATSLYHPLRGRHYWIDNVFPHEFAHIVSLDAADAFSPHLDGVQFVGLQDWSQRLGEEFDGSDARTSKVPVDLGGSFFFMGEAVPPWFAEGIAQYHDTVTAGFERWDTHRDMFLRMVVLENNLLTLDEMGTFTGRNSLQAEQVYNQGFSFVTFLAEKFQAPNSLDANARIAKRNGRSLHLFFSDAVRQALRKDIHRLYDEWKSMLTARYEGARRTLGTSTEGEEFNPTGKSEWLDAKGFEKGLMNRLVKVSPDGKHLSYLSSRGRDGWGTTLYLAELKNGAPVPGKDPTALDVGSAYSWSPDARKIVHVASVAEPGTGLESRRLMIYDLETKKSEMLGGRTLWTLGSIRFGDLPTAGQRAGEPAWSPDGRRVVFTENRDGQMNLRLIGVDGGDFTPLTEFSDGTQTGGPQWSPDGKTIVFFMFRNGQQDIWRLDVETRELTPLTNDRHDDRDPVFLPDGSGILFASDRTGIFNIHRMDLRSREVTQVTNVLGGTFWPSISPDGHWVRYSSFTSTGYRLFQIALDQRVEPGEEKTTFDTQQGWDPLTVSSLSAHPYRAEIRPFTLSPSFEYFDEQVRAGLGIDVGDYLARHRLLGFASAGMPVEEGPSSEEIDQFYEAAYVNQSWHISWLADYRRALIRESFGSGESSLGIHETADFLDVQAFYPLAAGGSGGAFSGHTLSAGYALRNVQDAFRGAGSATLLDDVLAAMYRQIGLEPPVGCTAADVRGRRIPGPDTECLGNRHNLIRNHQGSATYAYRVSSSAVDAGINPRGAKGLSVTYAYTRSETSAFLDAVNALNNRVALVDEGRSIRRSPAPEGDYQFNRVWLGYAHFLKSPIRYLHEDLDRLRHTLYYKVFAGLTDRPVSAADKFYAGGRLALFSNRLVNPFLNLPGYEDGQVRGDSLLLATVGYRFPVLRRIHKSIGPFYFNSVYGSVFADAGNAYDLRGKGPFVTNLILDKNGDHTLGRADVLEDAGVELLMEGDLFHVEGAWNSFVRVAKGFSPVPNLTREVPNLLDPAGIGIAGEEGVRRKEAPVRIYVGLGIGF
- a CDS encoding FG-GAP repeat protein → MGTRKLLAPFVCLVLWSCAEQQTTGRSTRILRGAVVRMEVHGAAGGERFGTGVAGLGDLDGDGIGEIAGGAPGADFDTDACPDLQPGRGVVRIHSGSDGSLMRVHCGVAQNESFGEFIRAVGDADGDGATEYAVAAPGASSDPVSCPDSIVGRGVIRIYSGRTGSFLRALCGYSAYENLTNIVADVGDLDGDGLADWVASSPLASTHPQACPLRPTDPVRCPSPKIGQADRPCGKGYVEGRSGKDGHPLFASCGARAGDLYGFWVARADSGLLGGREKDLDGDGLTDLFVGAPTATCKTSDEGTQPEGVVFLLSSANEWDRPSRSSEKICGDEPGEGQGGFPADTIRGDLDGDGTPDLVIGSPLADRSPGDCDAPAMAGGVLRVILGGGASVRATLCGAQGEALGAGYDFLPVGDADRNGQDDPDQFVVGAPGVDSDGKTNAGSILILELTPP
- a CDS encoding clan AA aspartic protease, with the translated sequence MGLTRVTVTLKAMTTSKKEYREEFLVDTGATDSMAPAGRLRAIGIRPLGKTSYELADGTVKELDFGAAVIEFMGDITAGRVVFGPDGVDPILGVTALESTGIAVDPKTHSLKRMPAISLKRAG
- a CDS encoding PBP1A family penicillin-binding protein — encoded protein: MKRITKKKRKESAFMMKTLRLVLRVSFASIALSLGLGVGVLWYYTKVIPDVKSILKHYEPSTVTTFYARDNSVIAEFFSEKRYIVPLESVPKHVMDAFVAAEDQHFYKHKGIDYWGIARALGRNVLAGEVVQGGSTITQQLTRSILRYRGRSYSRKIKEALLAFRIEKNLSKDEILYLYLNQIFLGHGAYGVEAAAQMYFHKSTPELTVAEGAFLAGLAPAPNTYSPYNNSEQGKNRQKYVLRRMVEDGYIPEAKATEAWQQPLPLYPQPSDTVYAAPYFVEQVRRHIESKYGAHALYSQGLKVYTTVELGAQEAAEGAVRRGLERLDKAEGYHGPLRKLTGPGEVEAYLTELFDRQSKLQPGDRAEGVVTAVIKSKRELRLDLGGRIATVRPDDYAWLAPGEGRSALRLFAVGDVLPLHIKKLSGEQEATVALDPEPGIQGSILATDVKTGEVRAMAGGYDYSKSQFNRATQAKRQPGSAFKPIIYAAALEKGFTASTMMYDTPVVLPFRLHDDEEMWKPRNFEKEFQGPTTFREGLIHSRNIVTVKILREIGVDAAIEFARRVGVSVDLDRNLSLALGSSALTSVELSLPYLVFASGGRRVEPTFIRAVYGRSGELLEGKDILHGKSVPKSIVQLGDQQYEVKEATGEQVMTPQIAYLTTHLMKEVIWFGTGHPVSVLGRPAAGKTGTTTDSRDAWFVGYTPQLLATVWVGHDDAHSMGGRATGTAYAAPIWLDFMQKALESEPVEEFTVPEGIVFVKIDADSGLRAIDSSRKVVYEAYLAGSEPQQYAPEPDQLDPNKFYENDLGF
- a CDS encoding BamA/TamA family outer membrane protein, yielding MNPYHYNTPVVGRPIRWIACFWGALCTLAAPPPCFARLIVVPVPMFSLNPTTGYNAGLILSFTEIENEFTESILAPSGSYHESYGPMGTFRYYRYTPEGNNWRVYSSLGGKNYHESYFDFRVPRWWKDRVGFRGRALLMRDPAFRFYGYGAGTTPRDESHYAYVDRGGYGTIAFILSERLELGLDFTLHRGEVRPTHVGPREEYTLEKWRDLDGLRDAFIHSEGYTLRYDSRDRQNLPHSGSLASLGIRGSWREAGSGADYWAWGGEVRRYVSFGGERLVLAARLFLDQMIGDRDTPFFERPTLGGKWSFRGYGYNRFTDWGRVAGSVEQRWLLARAKILRVPVALEPAVFVEVGRVFGSFGDLAPSGPWARALGGSWRFIVTNSLVASIDVGVSPEGPAAHVSLDYPF